A single genomic interval of Homo sapiens chromosome 15, GRCh38.p14 Primary Assembly harbors:
- the CELF6 gene encoding CUGBP Elav-like family member 6 isoform 3 (isoform 3 is encoded by transcript variant 3), with product MNRPIQVKPAASEGRGEDRKLFVGMLGKQQGEEDVRRLFQPFGHIEECTVLRSPDGTSKGCAFVKFGSQGEAQAAIRGLHGSRTMAGASSSLVVKLADTDRERALRRMQQMAGHLGAFHPAPLPLGACGAYTTAILQHQAALLAAAQGPGLGPVAAVAAQMQHVAAFSLVAAPLLPAAANSPPGSGPGTLPGLPAPIGVNGFGPLTPQTNGQPGSDTLYNNGLSPYPAAYPSAYAPVSTAFPQQPSALPQQQREGPEGCNLFIYHLPQEFGDAELIQTFLPFGAVVSAKVFVDRATNQSKCFGFVSFDNPTSAQTAIQAMNGFQIGMKRLKVQLKRPKDANRPY from the exons ATGAATCGTCCGATCCAAGTGAAGCCAGCTGCCAGTGAGGGCCGAGGAG AGGACCGAAAGCTGTTTGTGGGGATGCTGGGCAAGCAGCAGGGTGAGGAGGACGTCAGACGCCTGTTCCAGCCCTTTGGCCACATCGAGGAGTGCACGGTCCTGCGGAGTCCTGACGGCACCAGTAAAG GCTGTGCCTTTGTGAAGTTCGGGAGTCAAGGGGAAGCTCAGGCGGCCATCCGGGGTCTGCACGGCAGCCGGACCATGGCG ggcGCCTCGTCCAGCCTCGTGGTCAAGCTGGCGGACACCGACCGGGAGCGCGCGCTGCGGCGGATGCAGCAGATGGCCGGCCACCTGGGCGCCTTCCACCCCGCGCCACTGCCGCTAGGGGCCTGCGGCGCCTACACCACGGCG ATCCTGCAGCACCAGGCGGCCCTGCTGGCGGCGGCACAGGGCCCAGGCCTAGGCCCGGTGGCGGCAGTGGCGGCCCAGATGCAACACGTGGCGGCCTTTAGCCTGGTAGCTGCGCCTCTGTTGCCCGCGGCAG CCAACTCCCCGCCTGGCAGCGGCCCTGGCACCCTCCCAGGTCTTCCGGCGCCCATCGGGGTCAATGGATTCGGCCCTCTGACCCCCCAGACCAATGGCCAGCCGGGCTCCGACACGCTCTACAATAACGGGCTCTCCCCTTATCCAG cAGCCTATCCGTCGGCCTATGCCCCAGTGAGCACAGCTTTTCCCCAGCAGCCTTCAGCCCTGCCCCAGCAGCAGAGAGAAG GCCCCGAAGGCTGTAACCTCTTCATCTATCACCTGCCTCAGGAGTTTGGTGATGCGGAACTCATACAGACATTCCTGCCCTTTGGAGCCGTTGTCTCTGCTAAAGTCTTTGTGGATCGAGCCACCAACCAGAGCAAGTGTTTTG GGTTTGTTAGTTTTGACAATCCAACTAGTGCCCAGACTGCTATTCAGGCGATGAATGGCTTTCAAATTGGCATGAAGAGGCTCAAGGTCCAGCTAAAGCGGCCCAAGGATGCCAACCGGCCTTACTGA